A genomic segment from Leptospira kirschneri serovar Cynopteri str. 3522 CT encodes:
- the fliF gene encoding flagellar basal-body MS-ring/collar protein FliF translates to MPEQLQKILNNIREFFTTLDTTKKLILGGVALTVLIAIGILSTISLQKNRVVLFKDLTSKDFAEVTKKLDSLGYQYGSSDTSVITVDPEQRQEIVTKLAQENLIPAGVQGWELFNVDKFTETQFDKDIKKYRALKGAIEQSLMTLRSVDKAYVNIAFPEEELFSSNSSPVKASVILHYIPGVESLSRKEVKGIVNLVSRAVPKLKPENVSVADADGKIISDFEEDLEKERLELRIVQEKLRIGEEQRIQRLIDMRNTLRWLLGGEDRVDITRFEYNLNWDKESYKDNSVSPVVAIPDNPNTPYSELKLVDGYSLKVSSKETKEDFKGRGFTPDGPAGTEPNIAPGYKDTDYQKAEYSKAENINNYEFNRRVSEVQKQPWKVEKVNLSVVIDGVWEKKEKEDGTGYDRKYVPVSEDELRQIRKNLESAVGIDKARGDQISVVTIPKDRSAQFAAEDEELRKQKAIRQMIIASLIIILLLIVSILVYRAIKKEIARRRRRLREEELAAQQQMMREAALRVMDESGAEVELSLDEKYRRELLENAINLAREKPEEVAQLLRTWLSEEEAG, encoded by the coding sequence ATGCCAGAGCAGTTACAGAAAATTTTAAATAACATCCGGGAATTTTTCACAACCCTGGACACTACTAAAAAACTCATCCTGGGAGGGGTGGCTCTAACCGTTTTGATTGCGATTGGAATCCTCTCTACGATCTCTCTTCAAAAAAACAGAGTAGTTTTGTTTAAAGACTTAACCAGCAAAGACTTTGCAGAAGTAACTAAAAAACTGGATTCTCTAGGTTATCAATACGGTAGTTCCGATACAAGTGTGATCACAGTTGATCCGGAACAAAGACAAGAGATCGTCACAAAACTTGCTCAGGAAAATTTAATTCCGGCCGGAGTTCAAGGTTGGGAACTTTTTAACGTAGATAAATTCACCGAAACACAGTTCGACAAAGATATTAAAAAATATAGAGCCTTAAAAGGTGCAATTGAACAATCTCTTATGACTCTTCGTTCCGTAGACAAGGCTTACGTAAACATAGCCTTTCCGGAAGAAGAACTTTTTAGTTCCAATTCATCTCCCGTAAAAGCGTCTGTTATCTTGCACTACATTCCCGGAGTAGAATCCCTTTCTAGAAAAGAAGTCAAAGGGATCGTAAACTTGGTCTCTAGAGCGGTTCCGAAATTAAAACCGGAAAACGTGAGCGTCGCAGACGCAGACGGTAAAATCATCAGCGACTTTGAAGAAGACTTAGAAAAAGAGAGACTCGAACTTAGGATCGTTCAAGAAAAATTAAGAATCGGAGAAGAGCAGAGAATACAACGTCTTATCGATATGAGAAACACACTTCGCTGGCTTTTAGGCGGCGAAGACAGAGTAGATATTACACGTTTTGAATATAATTTAAATTGGGATAAGGAATCTTATAAGGACAATTCCGTTTCGCCGGTTGTCGCAATTCCAGATAATCCAAACACTCCTTATTCAGAACTAAAACTCGTAGACGGTTATTCGCTCAAAGTTTCTTCTAAAGAAACCAAAGAAGACTTTAAAGGTAGAGGTTTTACCCCGGACGGACCCGCAGGAACCGAACCGAACATTGCTCCCGGTTATAAAGATACGGATTATCAAAAAGCGGAATACAGCAAAGCCGAAAACATCAATAACTATGAATTTAACAGAAGGGTTTCTGAAGTTCAAAAACAACCTTGGAAAGTAGAAAAGGTAAACTTATCTGTCGTCATAGACGGGGTCTGGGAAAAGAAAGAGAAAGAAGACGGGACCGGTTACGATCGTAAATATGTTCCGGTTTCGGAAGATGAACTCAGACAGATCCGTAAAAATTTGGAATCCGCAGTCGGAATCGATAAGGCCAGAGGAGACCAAATTTCTGTGGTCACGATTCCAAAAGACAGATCGGCTCAATTTGCTGCGGAAGACGAAGAGCTACGTAAACAAAAAGCGATTCGTCAAATGATCATCGCATCCTTAATCATCATTTTACTTTTAATCGTAAGCATACTGGTTTACAGAGCGATCAAAAAAGAAATCGCAAGAAGAAGAAGAAGACTCAGAGAAGAAGAACTTGCCGCTCAACAACAGATGATGAGAGAAGCCGCCCTTCGAGTTATGGACGAAAGTGGCGCCGAAGTGGAACTTTCTCTCGACGAAAAATACAGAAGAGAACTTCTCGAAAACGCGATCAACCTCGCCAGAGAAAAACCGGAGGAGGTCGCACAACTTCTTCGCACTTGGCTCTCTGAAGAGGAAGCAGGTTGA
- a CDS encoding GNAT family N-acetyltransferase, whose amino-acid sequence MNIRKVQETDVDNIFNLTEQFATSFKTDYALFKISFNSLTQEPSAHFLLAEENEKIIAYCLGFDHYTLYANGKVAWLEEIFVLEDHRRHGVARLLMSEFENWARFRNSKLIGLATRRARDFYTSIGYEDSAIFFRKLL is encoded by the coding sequence ATGAATATTAGAAAAGTCCAGGAAACAGATGTAGATAATATTTTCAACCTAACAGAGCAATTTGCTACTTCTTTTAAAACCGATTATGCGCTATTCAAAATTAGTTTTAATTCTCTCACTCAAGAACCTTCTGCTCACTTTCTATTAGCTGAGGAAAATGAAAAAATTATAGCATATTGTCTTGGATTTGATCATTATACTCTTTATGCCAATGGAAAAGTTGCTTGGCTTGAAGAAATTTTTGTTTTAGAAGATCATAGAAGGCACGGAGTTGCTCGACTTTTAATGTCTGAATTTGAAAACTGGGCTCGATTTAGAAATTCAAAACTTATTGGACTTGCGACCAGAAGAGCAAGAGATTTCTATACATCAATAGGATACGAAGATTCAGCTATTTTTTTTAGAAAACTACTTTAG
- the fliI gene encoding flagellar protein export ATPase FliI produces the protein MIEKKFHEKVDVMSKYFLIMDRTETIRKSGKVIRVSGNVIYSEGPPDSKIGELMDVQKSGKEGYLQCEIVGFEGHVYTLMPLGPIEGIYPEAFVFSSGRKLAVPVGKELLGRVLNGVGRPIDKKGHIITKEERPPDNEVPNPLDRPIIRDILMTGVRAIDGILTIGRGQRVGIFSGSGVGKSSLLGMIARYTDADVNVIALVGERGREVNEFIEIDLGKEGLKKSVVLAATSDAPKMEQVNCALLATSIAEYFRDQGKHVNLMMDSLTRFAQANREISASNHEPPITRGFSSSVFSKLAKLVERSGTSKSGGTITGFYTVLTEADEMEDPIADAVRGYIDGHIILNRKLAEKNHYPAIDIPASLSRVMARISPEDQNLRAGMIRELISVYNSAEELIRLNAYVSGSDLKVDLAIRKKDKIDRYLKQKIQERSTYSQALQGLKEVLEEEQEEEEF, from the coding sequence ATGATAGAGAAAAAATTTCATGAGAAAGTAGACGTAATGTCTAAATATTTCCTAATCATGGATCGAACCGAAACGATCCGGAAATCCGGAAAAGTCATTCGAGTCTCCGGAAACGTAATCTATTCAGAAGGCCCACCCGACTCTAAAATTGGGGAACTGATGGATGTTCAAAAAAGTGGGAAAGAAGGTTATCTCCAATGTGAAATCGTAGGTTTTGAAGGTCACGTCTATACTCTTATGCCCCTCGGCCCCATTGAAGGGATTTATCCGGAAGCATTTGTGTTTTCTTCCGGCAGAAAACTCGCGGTTCCCGTCGGAAAAGAACTACTTGGAAGAGTCTTAAATGGGGTCGGAAGACCGATCGATAAAAAAGGTCATATCATCACCAAAGAAGAACGTCCCCCCGATAACGAAGTTCCCAATCCTTTGGATCGCCCGATCATTCGAGACATTCTCATGACTGGAGTTCGAGCCATCGACGGGATTTTAACCATCGGAAGAGGACAAAGAGTCGGAATCTTTTCCGGCTCCGGCGTAGGTAAATCCAGTCTACTTGGAATGATCGCACGTTATACCGACGCAGACGTAAACGTGATAGCTCTCGTAGGGGAAAGAGGTAGAGAGGTAAACGAATTTATCGAAATCGATCTCGGAAAAGAAGGACTTAAAAAATCGGTCGTATTAGCCGCAACCTCCGACGCACCAAAGATGGAACAGGTAAACTGCGCCTTACTCGCGACTTCCATCGCAGAATATTTTAGAGATCAGGGAAAACACGTAAATCTTATGATGGATTCTTTGACTCGATTTGCACAAGCTAATCGTGAAATCTCCGCTTCCAACCACGAACCTCCTATTACGAGAGGATTTAGTTCATCAGTTTTTTCTAAATTAGCAAAACTTGTTGAACGCTCTGGAACTTCGAAATCGGGAGGAACTATCACAGGATTTTATACGGTTCTGACAGAAGCGGACGAAATGGAAGATCCAATCGCAGACGCGGTTCGAGGTTATATAGACGGACATATCATCTTGAACAGAAAACTCGCCGAAAAAAATCATTATCCTGCTATCGATATACCCGCTTCCCTTTCCAGGGTAATGGCGAGAATTTCTCCAGAAGACCAAAATCTAAGAGCGGGAATGATCCGAGAACTGATCAGCGTTTATAACTCTGCCGAAGAATTGATCCGCTTAAATGCGTATGTTTCAGGCTCGGATTTAAAAGTGGATCTTGCAATCCGTAAAAAAGACAAAATAGATCGTTATTTAAAACAGAAAATTCAGGAACGTAGTACTTATTCCCAAGCCTTACAAGGTCTAAAAGAAGTTTTAGAAGAAGAACAGGAAGAAGAGGAATTCTAA
- the fliJ gene encoding flagellar export protein FliJ — MKRFQFSLEPVLNLRKKKEDEKLKAFSKVAGEINQIRNSILENEKQIEHLTGESYSLYGASLRDYQLHQGYIRSLITRNENLESDIENRKSELDSKRTELILAQKDRKILEILKENQYKDYKKLYFKKEKFELEEHYNQLKSIERREMNESSEPAPRVFTYDTGSNSESSNDDSGASEIKKLYDRYKK; from the coding sequence TTGAAACGTTTTCAATTCAGTCTAGAACCGGTTTTAAATCTTCGCAAAAAAAAAGAAGATGAAAAACTAAAAGCGTTCTCGAAAGTTGCGGGTGAAATCAATCAGATACGCAACTCCATTTTAGAAAACGAAAAACAAATCGAACATCTTACGGGAGAATCTTATTCTCTTTACGGCGCCTCTTTAAGAGACTATCAACTCCATCAAGGTTATATTCGCTCTCTTATTACCAGAAACGAAAATTTAGAATCCGATATAGAAAATAGAAAATCAGAGTTAGATTCTAAAAGAACAGAATTAATACTCGCCCAAAAAGACCGTAAGATTTTGGAAATTCTCAAAGAGAATCAATATAAAGATTACAAAAAGTTATATTTTAAAAAAGAAAAATTTGAACTCGAAGAACATTACAATCAACTAAAATCCATTGAACGGAGAGAAATGAATGAATCCTCTGAACCGGCTCCGAGAGTCTTTACATACGATACTGGATCCAACTCCGAATCGTCTAACGACGATTCAGGCGCATCCGAAATCAAAAAACTATACGACAGATATAAAAAATGA
- a CDS encoding periplasmic-type flagellar collar protein FlbB, with product MASLSDKARAIYLVLLILFLLAIGFFVFDYFQIINASEIFPFLRKEPALVNQDNESPTELQKLEFAKAQERFAEELDELEKRKTELIAEKGKLEAEMEKLEEMRKGLITKEKEMKSADSEKNSRQKLVKVLADKVGNMPPESAIGMLVNWPDGDIIDVFIQMDKDAEEDGRPTITTYLLTLFPADRRAMITNKWLSRSGGIKTPGIPDDAIESNP from the coding sequence ATGGCATCCTTAAGCGATAAAGCAAGAGCTATCTATTTAGTACTCCTTATTCTTTTTTTATTGGCGATCGGTTTTTTCGTTTTCGATTATTTCCAAATCATCAACGCCTCCGAAATTTTTCCATTTCTTCGTAAAGAACCGGCTCTCGTAAATCAAGACAACGAATCTCCCACCGAACTTCAAAAATTAGAATTTGCTAAAGCTCAAGAAAGATTTGCAGAAGAACTAGACGAACTTGAAAAAAGAAAAACAGAGCTTATCGCCGAAAAGGGAAAACTTGAGGCCGAAATGGAAAAGTTAGAAGAAATGCGTAAAGGTCTCATTACCAAAGAAAAAGAAATGAAATCTGCGGATTCAGAAAAAAACAGTCGCCAAAAACTGGTTAAAGTTCTTGCGGATAAAGTAGGAAACATGCCTCCCGAATCAGCGATCGGAATGCTTGTAAACTGGCCCGATGGAGATATTATAGACGTCTTTATTCAGATGGATAAGGACGCGGAAGAAGACGGAAGACCTACGATTACTACTTATCTTCTAACACTTTTTCCCGCAGACAGACGCGCTATGATTACAAACAAATGGCTTAGTAGATCCGGTGGAATCAAAACTCCGGGCATTCCAGATGATGCAATAGAATCGAATCCATAA
- a CDS encoding transporter — translation MNFKIKSFFIFFVFLLLVGNSIESKKKTNSPPPKVSGYELVSNPSAAFGKTIQISGTVSEILYKGNSIRFLVYFSGKPVALDSDSTSLISNVQVGSYVSVCGFYLKDRELKANGTPITMPFILVDSPDCR, via the coding sequence ATGAATTTCAAAATAAAATCGTTTTTTATTTTTTTCGTATTTTTACTGTTAGTTGGAAATTCTATTGAATCTAAAAAGAAAACAAATTCACCTCCTCCCAAGGTAAGCGGTTACGAATTAGTCTCTAATCCATCCGCAGCCTTTGGAAAGACGATCCAAATATCCGGAACCGTTTCTGAAATTTTATATAAAGGAAATTCAATTCGTTTTTTGGTCTATTTTTCCGGTAAACCGGTCGCTCTGGATTCAGATTCAACCTCCCTAATTTCCAACGTCCAAGTAGGAAGTTACGTTTCCGTATGTGGTTTTTATTTAAAAGACAGGGAACTCAAAGCAAACGGAACTCCGATCACCATGCCTTTTATTTTAGTAGATTCTCCGGATTGTAGATAA